AGGTGTGCCTCCTTACAATGTGACGATTGTGGAACTCAATTCACCGGTGACAACCAATGTTACAATACCCAACGGCCTTGACCGGTTTACCTATATTGATCGCGCCGATCCAGGTGCTTTACTTGTCGGTATGTGGGATTACGGGGTTTCATGATTATCTGCCTGAAACTGATGGTTGATTTATTTGCGGCTTCTAATAATAGCTGCCGTCAGTGACTTGTAAGtccacatcatcatcagatATCTGATGCTTTTTAGTGACAATGTTATTGTTGATAGCAATGGATCATGGGCCTTTGGGACGCCTTCTGTCAACACAAACGGTGTGTTATATACTTTGGTTTAATCAAAAAATTATGCTTACTTGATATTTGATTCAGGCCCTCCTGTTACTGATAGCTCGTGTATAGGATTAGTCAGTTCGAGTGGCAATAACACGATAATCCAGCAGCAGTTGGACGCTGAAAATGCCACTCTTCAGGCGGCGAAGCGAAAGCGAACCACTGTTGTCGGAGTGGTGGTTACgctgcttctgctgcttGTGATCGGGATTGCAGGGCTCATATTTTGGCGCCTTCGCAGACGCCAGAAAGAGGAACAAGCCGAGCTGGCAGAAGCAAAGGCGATCCAATTTGTCGACGCGCCCAAGGAAGTGACGATGCTGTCCATCAACAATTATTTGGCTCAAGATCAGAATCAAAATCAGAATCAAAGTCGGAGTCAAACAAACCAAAACCGAGGGCAGACGACACCAGCGTCCAGAAAGGCTGCGATTATGGCCGACATGCGGAATATAGAAACGAGTGCCAGTAGTTCGCGGAGGGGGAAGTCGTCGCCCATTCAGGGTTCGCCTGATTCTACGACGGGATTATTGGCTTCTGTAGCAGGCGAATTCGATGCATCTGGAAGCTCGGTCGCCACGGCTGGCTCGCGCTCGGGGAGCGTGAGGTCCAATTCTGGATTTGCGAGGTTCCCAACAACATCGATCCGACAGTCGGCGAAGTTGCAAGAGAGCAATGTTTTTACCACACGCTCACCCGAATCAGAATTCACTGATTCTACGTTGCGTGGTGGACCGGAAGTCTTCCAGCATGAAGATGGCGGTGTGGCTAGAGTTTCTCTGCCTCCACCATATGCAGACAGGCTTCGACGTTCTCAAGCGgcgtcatcttcctcgtaAGGACCTTTTTTTGTTCTGAACTGTATGCTTCATCTTTTGCtctttatttcattttcgtttttttttttttggatctGGGTGTATTAGATGGATTCTTCGAATCCTGGTGTATTATCATGGTCTATTCTCATCTTTCTCTCAGTAACTCAACTAGTAACTCAACTAGTTAAAGGATCCCTCCATCATACTTCTTCTACTCTTGCGAACCATTGCTAAGTAGCATGGGAATTGGATGGTTTTTTACAATGACCAGATCCTACATATATATTCTACCAATCATGTACAAAGCCCTTCCATTGGGTGCTTACTGTATTATTGCACAGTAGAGGAACAGGAAAGTTTTGATATTAAGAGACCGTTCTAGACCTCGTAGAGTAGACCCGTAACAGATCGTTGTTGAACAGCACTGATTCATATATGGTCTGTCAATGAGATGGCTATGTATATTGACTGATGCGCACGTCAGACACTAGGAGACTGTGAAGCCGGTTTTGTGGCATGCTGACACTAAGCAGAGCAAGCATGATTAATTTGGTCTATCACTGAGCCAATTTCGCTTCGGGTACTACGGGACTTGTTGTAAATATAAACATTGGTGTATTTTCAGAATTTGGGGAATGTGTTTAAATATGTCAAGAGGTACTCTACCATTGTGATAATCAAGCCCGAGCGGCGCTCAGAGATGCCTTGCATTTTACAATTATAACCGTGAGATCTCCTGTTTATCTAGTAAATTGCACTGATATGCGTATCCGATATCATATATACATACGATGACTCGTTACTCATCAAAATGCCACAGTCCATGTATACGTAGCCCAAGTAGCTGGGGAGTCATCTAGCGTCAACGAGGATATACTCGCATTATTGAATGCCACGCTTCATAGGGAAAAAGGAAACAGATGCTAGTATGTCGGCGCTGCAGGAATAATAAGTATGTTCAGAGAATTGAAGCATCAAATACAACCAGCAGAAATATATCTCACCATTAAGATGGAGAGGTCCTTACCGCCTCGTCCTAACAAGGAAATGTGGAAATCAGGTGGTCCGTGCTCATGGTCCACAAAACCAAGCAAGAGTAAacagaaaagcaaagattTGTGGCTTAGATGGGTCATTTTGACTGTGTTCTTCAATGACTACTACTGATGCTGCCCTTGCCTGGCTCCTTTCTCTCGATGCTATTTGTACAAGTTCTCCGATACCTATGTCTACATCTCCAGATATTACTGACTGGCTTCATATCTCGCCGAGGACAGATAGTCCTACAACCTCTACTCAACCGACGTCCGAGCCTAGCACATCCTCGCCATTGTGCTTTCAGGATCTTACTGCTTCGTCGAGAGTCAATGTTCCTCAACCGATGGAGTATAACTTGAACTATTTCTACGATCTTTCCGACATCGCCAACTCGACGCCGTCGTTGGCTCAAAGTGGTGGCTCTGCCGCTGGCGAAGATTTCTCAAGGGAGGCAATCTCAGAAGGCTTTAATCGCCATCATCGGATGGTGTCGTTGGAATCAACGACTCGAACACTAATTAACACGCCTTCACCGCTGCGATCCTCTCATACTCTCATGTCCCCTTCGGACACTGCTGGACACCCTGCTGAAGATCGGACTGTTTCGTCTTTCTCTCCGCCTTTGATCACGTCTCCGGAAACGAAATCTTTTCTGAACTATTTCTGTGACCTGGTGCCTTCGACTCCGCCTTTGCTGCAGCCAATCTCTATCTCTGATGTATCGCCTATCGTACGTGCGGAGAACCTGCAGCGAGTTGATGATGGAGTTGtaaagaaaacaaagaagaaaaagacggTGAGACGCATTAAGCACTTTAAGGAGCCTTCGTCCTTTGTGGAAAGACTCTGCGCAGCGCCTCAGCAGACGAGTTTTCCTGTGGTTTTTCCAAACCCCGGTCCTCCGGTTACTTGTCCTCCTTtggctcctcctcctctaaTGTCTCCATATCGCTTGCCTCAAAGGCAGGCGAACGTCGCCGACGACGCTGTTATCTCCATTGCGCAACCTCTGGAAAATGCTGTACCCTCTGAGCGATTAGATGTTGGCTTTGCACTTGATACTACTCAAAACGAACTAGAGACTATCGAACCCCTCTCTCCTCTGACACCTCTTCCTAGCTCTCCGGATTCGCCAAAGTTGCCACTCAAAATTATTATTAGACCAAAAAGGAAATTAATTCCAAATGCGACTCCCATTAGACGCAGCAAAAGGCCCCGAAGGAACGTGGCAATTGTGGAATCTCCGCTGTCGGCGTACAGCACTCCGGCTTCCGCGCGCTCGTCGCCTGACTATGGTCCCGGGGAACAAAATCTTGTTTCTGTCCACTCTGTTCGGACGTTTCCTGATCATATCAAGATTTCGGATAACTTTTCGTTATTCTACAGGCGCTTTCCTGTGAGCGCTTATTACCAGCTGAGTAATGTCGAGTGAGATGGTTGCGCTTGGTACAGCTTGTTTCATATTTTTCTGAATGTTTTATGTTTGTTATTCCCAGTCCACCTCGGTTCATATCATCCGAGGTATCCCATCCTGGAGGCGTCTATAATCCTCCTCGAAGCCCTCTCGACCTTTACACTCCCCGTTTTGTTAAAGGTAAGGGTGTGGAGAAAGTGGGCCTTTGTCCTATTTGCATCGAGCCTCACGCTCGAGGTGGTGAGCACAAGAAATTGTGGTTCGCCATGAAATTCTCAGCGTTCAAGTGGTGCGTTGCTTTTTTAAATTTCTTGTCTTAAGGCATTATCTGACGATACAATAAATGTTAACCAGAGTTACATCTTGGCAGTTCTCTCATAATATTCTAATGAACATGGTCAAAGCTATCACATGCAGTACGCTCATGGTAGGTTGATCTGGACAACATATATGGAGTCTCTCAATAACGTTTTTCCACTTTGGTCCCTCCAGGAATCTCCGCTTCCACTGGCAGGCCGTTTTCGCCACCTATGGATTTCCGAGTAGTTGCTCGTCAAAATGCAGGGAAAAAGGAGAAGCTCCATATCCAGCAAGGAAAATGCCACAAGTGCCTGAAATGGGTCGCAGTTGAAGGTATCAAGGATATGGAGAGCAAAGTAAAGTGTAAATTTCTTCTCCTCAGATCGTTGCTAATCGTGGCTCGGGCGTAGGTTAAAGAGTTGCATTGGTAATGTCTTAGGTTCGTTCGATAATCCGATTCTAATATATTCTTCAGGTGGAAGCATGCGGCAACTTGTCACCAGGACTCTGTTCtggaaggcgaaggcgactATTACGAACACGACGACATCTTATCAACCATCTTGTCTCTGACAAACGGAGATGCTTAAAACTGAACACTCTTTCGACTGAAtttttcgtcttcttcttttctctcattATCTCCTCCCTCTGTTTATTTGTTGTGAAAAATCCCTGTTGTAAAAATTTGTCTGTAATTTCCGTTCATTCGTGGGTGTTCGATGTATgatatttgtttttttaaatTGTTACACGAAGAATTTTTGTAGTTGTGATCAGTTGTATGTTTTTCGGACCCAGAATTTAGATTGTAGAACAGATAATCAATGAAATCGTAACTTTAATCTTATTTGGTACATCCGGGGAGATTTATTTGTTCTCAGCGTCACTTTGAGTGGAAGAAAGGCGGGTTCAGGGATCCTGTATCCAGGATAGACCCAAATATGGTTCGAACTTAGGGGTGAGATATTGAAACTCCGACTTACGTGGCCACGGGCACTTGATTCGCAGGGCCGCACATTCTCAGCACTGttcgacaacgacgacgacgacgacgaagacgttGACCGTCCACATTTTCTTCTCCCTTATCTTGCTCTTATAATCTTCTCACTTAATCTTTTACGATAGCTTGCGGTTCGTGAAGAGATGCCGCCATCACTACGACCGCTCCGCGTGCTGCTCTCTTCCGTGTTCTTTGTGTCTCTCTACCTTGTGGCGCTGGTCAAGGCTTCCGCGCTGACTACTGCGATTGCGCCTAATGAGAGGGTGTGCTTCTATGCGGATGTGGATAAGGCTGGAGAAAAAATTGGGGTGAGTGGGAGCGGTCGTGTTTACCTGCATTTTTATGGATGCTGATGTCTGGCTTTTTGCTTAGTTCTATTATGCTGTACGTCGATGGTTGCTTTGGGTTGGGATATGTGCTGACTTTGAGAATATTTGTATTCTTGTCTTTGTCGTCTCTCCACTACCCGTGATATGACCGCTCATATTCCCCATCCTCGCCCCCCTTTACCCCGcttatctctctctttcgTCAATGTTACGACACAACCGACTCACAGGTTCAATCTGGAGGCTCATTCGACATCGACTTTGACATCAAAGACCCCAACCAAAAGGTCATCCTAGACGGCGAACGCGAGCGACAGGGCGACTACGTGCTCACGGCCAACACCGTCGGCGAATACGCGTTCTGCTTCGAAAACGACATGTCGACGCTCACGGACAAGCTGGTCGACTTTGATATTATGGTTGAGAGCGAGCCGCGCAGAGAGCCCCCGGCGAAGGCAGGCCAGATTGCGGAGCATACGAGCGCGCTGGAGGAGAGTGTGTTTAGGCTTAATGGGCTGTTGATGAATATTAAGAGGATGCAGAAATTGTGAGTCGGGTTTGGCTTCGTCGGATGGGCGCTGGTGTggggatgtggatgtgaaTGTTGATctcgtcttttcttttccttttctagCCACCATACGCAGGAAAACCGTGGTTTCTCAATAGTCAAGTCGACGCAAAAGTGGGTTCCTGCGATATCGCCTGCTAACTTGGTCCGTGTACTGACTACCcacctctttctttttctacaGCCGCCTTTTCTGGTACGCCGTGATCGAGAGCATAGCCGTCGTCGGGATGGCCGCGTAAGTCCCGTTCAATGCAATTCCGTTTGTTCCTCTTCCGAAGGCTCATTTTTTTGTGCTAGACTGCAAGTATACATCCTCCAGACATTCTTCACCAAGACAGGCAGAAGATACAAGGTGTAATACTGTACACTAGTAGCATCACGGATATTGTAAACTGCGCGCTGTGGCGGTTCACGTATTTATGACTTATCCAtcgattttcgattttcaaaTTTTCGTCATTCATGCTTGGTGTTCGCGGTTCAGGTTGTACTCCATTGCTCTCTGAACTCTCTCTGTGTGAATGGGATGAAGTGGCTTATCGGTGGAGGAGAACATGCTCTATGTATTCTCTCGCTCTTCAAAATCCAAAGATATTCGAGCCCAAACGCGTAAAAGTTCGTAGTGGTACTACATTAAGActtttctttgcttcaaTCGCCCTCGCCGGAAAAAAAGATgggagaatgaaaaaattggGAAGGCATATGGAATCTGGACGAATGCTGACTGTAAATGCTGTACACGAGTGTACTAAATAGAGCCAACACAAAACCGGAGAAGAGGGGTCGAAAGTGTTGCTTTATTGTTTGGAAGATGGCCGAGGGGAGtggagaaggaagaaggCACAGCCGGAAGCGCAGAGGAACAAACagcagagaaagaagagaaatggAAGGTGGAAGGTGGAAGTTGAAAGTTGAAATGTCAACCATAGCAAAGATCgaagaaaacaaaggaaaaaagacGATACGATACGACACGACATTAATCTCATCATTTGAATTAAGAATGTACATTTGTTCAAGTGAGAGGTATCTCAGTGGTCCCGGGACTTCCTAGGGGGCATGCGGCGTCAGTAAAGTGAAGAGATAAGCAAATGGGGGATGGGGGAGGTTGCGCACCTGTATTCGCCTTCGGCGGCGACGCTGAGTTCTTCGATCTCGCCCTGGACGGAGGAGAGTGCTTCGGCGGCGATGCTGAAGTACATGAGCTGTGCTTTGACGAGCTCGTTGAGGTTCTTGATGGGTTCAGGCTATCAAGGGGCGAGATTAGGACTGGTTGGAGATGGAAAGTTGGAATGAAAGACGTACGTTTTCCAAGACGGTCTTCATGAGTGTGATGGCGACTTCGGTCTTTTGGACAAGATCGTCTTCGGCGTTCTCGACTTCAAGGCGAGCTTGCTCTTGTTTAGCGGGGCTGGCATTCTTCAATCTGTAGTGAACAATTAGAAAAAATAGATCAACGGGTTAGAGATAGGTGCAACGCGTACGATTGCTTAGCAGCATCGAGCTCGAGCCTGCTGACGCGGACAGCCTGTCTCGCCTTGATTGCGACGGCAAGCGATGAGTTCAGCGTGGTCTGCCAGGGGTGGAGGAAGTTCTCCTGGATGGATGTGTCCTGGTCAAGGCGCGCGGCAGCGACCTTGTCCCACCCGCTCGCGTACAGGTTGAGGGCCTTGCCGAGCTTGTCCGAGTCGCCTGCGGCAGTCGAGGTGACGGCGGTTGTCGCTGCGTGCGCTGCGCGGGTGAGCGCGTGCGGCAGCGTCTTGTGCTGCGAGGCGGGCGGCGCGGAGGGTGCAGCCACGGGCAAGTTGGTGCCCTTGAGGTTGGACGCGGCGAACGAGGTGATGTTGTACCCGATAGACGAGGACAGCTCGGAGATGGACTCTTGGATCTGAACGGGGTAGTCGTACGACTCGCTTTCGTAGACTTTGGTTATCCTGTGAGTGGGTCACGGTGAGTTGGAGGCTCTGGTTGGTATTGGTTAGTTGTTACGCACTTGAGCATGGAGAGATGTGCGGCGCGCAGGGCGTCGACACGGGCCTCGAGGTCCTTGTACTCTGCAAAGCATTTAGCATGGGCACACTATTGAACGCTGAGCTGGACAGATTCTGCTCACCCTGCGGAAGCTCGGTGATCTCATCTGGCGAGACCTGTCCGAGACGCTCTCGGGTGGCCTGCACGCTCGAGCTGAAGCCCTTTGTGAACTTTGTGCCAGCTTGGGCAAAGTTGATGCTGTTGAGACTGGACGAGATCTTGTTCCACCCTTCCATGGCTGTTCGTTTTACTTGCTGGAATGCGACGTTGGCAGGTGAGTTGGGGGTGGCGGGGGCTGGTGAAGGAGCTGGAGCTGCTGTGGGCGTGCTCGTCGTGGGCGGCGGTGGACTGGGGCTACGCTCTGGAGTTGAAGAGGCCGTGGTTGCGAGATGGAGTGGATGCAAGTGAGAGATGTATGCACAAAACACGAATCGTGACTTGAACGGTATGACTGCGCCGCGACTGGGGTCCGTGCACACCGTCTGTCCTCTCTCCCCTCATTCAAGCGCTGCAAATATTATTCAAAGGACCTTTGTTCTCTCAGCCATGTAACAGAACATAAAACTTATGTTATTGTCGCTATTTCACCGCTGCTGCAGTCGTCTTCTTGGCTTCTTATCGTCCAGCCTATTACGTAACAGAGTCCCCTATCAAGAGGGTTGAATCACAGACCTTGACCTCGACTGTCATCTACTGCTTGGGATTTCTCTTCAACAACCGACCAGTTCCAATAATGGCGTCTCTTTGCTTCTTTCTCATCTCCTGTCTCACGTCTAGTTGCGCTGTCGGCAGACCCTGAATTTCGACATCCTATCTGCAATACTAGCCGCAATGATCTCAATCTAGTCACCCACCTGCTTTATGGTTCATCACGATGTATAACGGACTCTTTGGGAAGGATTCTGCAATTTGAATGGATCGTGCGCACGGCCTTATTCTGATCTAGAAAGTTTTACTTTGTCGGGACCTCCAATTTTCTCAGAACACTGTGTACCTGAGGTACCTGCTTGTGTCTTATCGGCGCCTGCCTCCTTATTTTGGTCGTTGGAGAACAAACGCTAACAAAACGTGAATTTGTGCACTTAATGTCGT
This portion of the Psilocybe cubensis strain MGC-MH-2018 chromosome 12, whole genome shotgun sequence genome encodes:
- a CDS encoding putative membrane protein C17A5.08, with product MSTSPDITDWLHISPRTDSPTTSTQPTSEPSTSSPLCFQDLTASSRVNVPQPMEYNLNYFYDLSDIANSTPSLAQSGGSAAGEDFSREAISEGFNRHHRMVSLESTTRTLINTPSPLRSSHTLMSPSDTAGHPAEDRTVSSFSPPLITSPETKSFLNYFCDLVPSTPPLLQPISISDVSPIVRAENLQRVDDGVVKKTKKKKTVRRIKHFKEPSSFVERLCAAPQQTSFPVVFPNPGPPVTCPPLAPPPLMSPYRLPQRQANVADDAVISIAQPLENAVPSERLDVGFALDTTQNELETIEPLSPLTPLPSSPDSPKLPLKIIIRPKRKLIPNATPIRRSKRPRRNVAIVESPLSAYSTPASARSSPDYGPGEQNLVSVHSVRTFPDHIKISDNFSPPRFISSEVSHPGGVYNPPRSPLDLYTPRFVKGKGVEKVGLCPICIEPHARGGEHKKLWFAMKFSAFKCYHMQYAHGISASTGRPFSPPMDFRVVARQNAGKKEKLHIQQGKCHKCLKWVAVEGIKDMESKLAVREEMPPSLRPLRVLLSSVFFVSLYLVALVKASALTTAIAPNERVCFYADVDKAGEKIGVQSGGSFDIDFDIKDPNQKVILDGERERQGDYVLTANTVGEYAFCFENDMSTLTDKLVDFDIMVESEPRREPPAKAGQIAEHTSALEESVFRLNGLLMNIKRMQKFHHTQENRGFSIVKSTQNRLFWYAVIESIAVVGMAALQVYILQTFFTKTGRRYKV
- a CDS encoding Protein GVP36 — encoded protein: MEGWNKISSSLNSINFAQAGTKFTKGFSSSVQATRERLGQVSPDEITELPQEYKDLEARVDALRAAHLSMLKITKVYESESYDYPVQIQESISELSSSIGYNITSFAASNLKGTNLPVAAPSAPPASQHKTLPHALTRAAHAATTAVTSTAAGDSDKLGKALNLYASGWDKVAAARLDQDTSIQENFLHPWQTTLNSSLAVAIKARQAVRVSRLELDAAKQSLKNASPAKQEQARLEVENAEDDLVQKTEVAITLMKTVLENPEPIKNLNELVKAQLMYFSIAAEALSSVQGEIEELSVAAEGEYRKSRDH